The following coding sequences lie in one Oncorhynchus kisutch isolate 150728-3 linkage group LG3, Okis_V2, whole genome shotgun sequence genomic window:
- the LOC109888429 gene encoding succinate dehydrogenase assembly factor 2, mitochondrial isoform X1 — MLSVLVAKRLVSGVCPKSLRPAVAELVTTRGYKGEAPDDSRGDIIEIPLPPWTEKDGETMDIKRRRLLFQSRKRGMLENCILLSLFAKQYLNTMNEPQLRQYDRLINEPSNDWDIYYWATEAQPVPDVYAGEIMDLLKEFTKNKDQEQRLDAPNLEYLDKGSQ, encoded by the exons ATGCTGTCTGTTCTCGTTGCTAAAAGA CTGGTAAGTGGGGTATGCCCGAAGTCATTGAGACCAGCTGTGGCAGAACTAGTAACGACACGGGGTTACAAAGGAGAGGCACCAGATGACTCTAGGGGTGACATAATTGAGATCCCCCTGCCCCCCTGGACAGAGAAGGATGGTGAGACCATGGACATCAAGAGACGGCGCCTGCTCTTCCAAAGCCGAAAGAGGGGCATGCTGGAGAATTGCATATTGCTCAG CCTGTTTGCCAAACAATATCTTAATACAATGAACGAGCCCCAGTTAAGACAGTATGACAGACTGATCAACGAGCCTAGCAACGACTGGGACATCTACTACTGGGCAACAG AGGCCCAGCCTGTACCTGATGTGTACGCAGGTGAAATCATGGACCTACTGAAGGAGTTCACAAAGAACAAAGATCAGGAACAAAGGCTGGACGCACCCAACCTGGAATACCTGGACAAGGGGAGCCAGTGA
- the LOC109888429 gene encoding succinate dehydrogenase assembly factor 2, mitochondrial isoform X2: MKLVSGVCPKSLRPAVAELVTTRGYKGEAPDDSRGDIIEIPLPPWTEKDGETMDIKRRRLLFQSRKRGMLENCILLSLFAKQYLNTMNEPQLRQYDRLINEPSNDWDIYYWATEAQPVPDVYAGEIMDLLKEFTKNKDQEQRLDAPNLEYLDKGSQ, encoded by the exons ATGAAG CTGGTAAGTGGGGTATGCCCGAAGTCATTGAGACCAGCTGTGGCAGAACTAGTAACGACACGGGGTTACAAAGGAGAGGCACCAGATGACTCTAGGGGTGACATAATTGAGATCCCCCTGCCCCCCTGGACAGAGAAGGATGGTGAGACCATGGACATCAAGAGACGGCGCCTGCTCTTCCAAAGCCGAAAGAGGGGCATGCTGGAGAATTGCATATTGCTCAG CCTGTTTGCCAAACAATATCTTAATACAATGAACGAGCCCCAGTTAAGACAGTATGACAGACTGATCAACGAGCCTAGCAACGACTGGGACATCTACTACTGGGCAACAG AGGCCCAGCCTGTACCTGATGTGTACGCAGGTGAAATCATGGACCTACTGAAGGAGTTCACAAAGAACAAAGATCAGGAACAAAGGCTGGACGCACCCAACCTGGAATACCTGGACAAGGGGAGCCAGTGA
- the LOC109888429 gene encoding succinate dehydrogenase assembly factor 2, mitochondrial isoform X3 gives MCIIKTISMLLCTVSPVVGNDVVYLVQLVSGVCPKSLRPAVAELVTTRGYKGEAPDDSRGDIIEIPLPPWTEKDGETMDIKRRRLLFQSRKRGMLENCILLSLFAKQYLNTMNEPQLRQYDRLINEPSNDWDIYYWATEAQPVPDVYAGEIMDLLKEFTKNKDQEQRLDAPNLEYLDKGSQ, from the exons atgtgtataattAAAACCATCTCCATGTTGTTGTGTACAGTCAGTCCAGTTGTTGGTAATGATGTTGTTTATCTTGTCCAGCTGGTAAGTGGGGTATGCCCGAAGTCATTGAGACCAGCTGTGGCAGAACTAGTAACGACACGGGGTTACAAAGGAGAGGCACCAGATGACTCTAGGGGTGACATAATTGAGATCCCCCTGCCCCCCTGGACAGAGAAGGATGGTGAGACCATGGACATCAAGAGACGGCGCCTGCTCTTCCAAAGCCGAAAGAGGGGCATGCTGGAGAATTGCATATTGCTCAG CCTGTTTGCCAAACAATATCTTAATACAATGAACGAGCCCCAGTTAAGACAGTATGACAGACTGATCAACGAGCCTAGCAACGACTGGGACATCTACTACTGGGCAACAG AGGCCCAGCCTGTACCTGATGTGTACGCAGGTGAAATCATGGACCTACTGAAGGAGTTCACAAAGAACAAAGATCAGGAACAAAGGCTGGACGCACCCAACCTGGAATACCTGGACAAGGGGAGCCAGTGA